One part of the Verrucomicrobiales bacterium genome encodes these proteins:
- a CDS encoding ATP-binding cassette domain-containing protein: protein MIEVENLVKRYNGNTAVSGVSFTVARGEIVGLVGNNGAGKSTIMRILSCFLPATSGTVKVAGYDVFTQPDEVKRRIGFMPESNPLHRDMRVREYLKFRARLKGLSQVKTRERLETVMRQCDLLDVQKRLVGQLSKGYQQRVGLADALIHEPELIILDEPTSGLDPNQIRSVRQLIKDLGARHTVLISSHILAEVEVTCNRVFILKEGRIVAADTPEELQRRLSRSGQVIAEIAAPLEVLNECWEQMSEVEHYLVSPAEGDFFRCALTPREGVDLRTQVFLMARDRGWQLRELTRSRHSLEDIFVAVTHTNREEESF from the coding sequence ATGATTGAAGTCGAAAACCTGGTTAAGCGGTATAATGGGAATACTGCTGTGTCCGGCGTCTCTTTCACGGTTGCACGGGGAGAAATCGTTGGCTTGGTGGGAAATAACGGCGCGGGCAAGAGCACGATCATGCGCATTCTTTCCTGCTTTTTGCCAGCCACGTCAGGCACGGTTAAAGTGGCGGGCTACGATGTCTTCACGCAACCGGACGAAGTGAAGCGACGCATCGGATTCATGCCGGAGAGCAATCCGCTGCATCGCGACATGCGGGTCCGCGAGTATCTCAAGTTCCGGGCCCGGTTGAAGGGGTTGAGCCAGGTGAAGACGCGGGAGCGACTTGAGACGGTGATGCGCCAGTGTGATCTCCTGGATGTTCAGAAGCGCCTGGTGGGACAACTTTCCAAAGGTTATCAGCAGCGCGTGGGCCTGGCGGATGCGCTGATCCACGAGCCGGAGCTCATCATTTTGGACGAGCCCACGAGCGGACTGGATCCGAATCAGATCCGATCCGTGCGGCAGCTGATCAAGGATCTAGGGGCGCGGCATACGGTTCTGATCTCCTCGCATATCCTGGCGGAGGTTGAGGTCACCTGCAATCGGGTGTTCATCCTCAAGGAGGGACGGATTGTGGCGGCGGACACTCCGGAGGAACTGCAGCGTCGGCTGAGCCGCAGCGGGCAGGTGATCGCCGAGATCGCGGCCCCGTTGGAGGTGCTCAACGAGTGTTGGGAGCAGATGTCCGAAGTGGAGCATTATCTGGTGTCGCCGGCGGAAGGGGATTTTTTTCGTTGTGCCCTCACTCCTCGGGAGGGAGTTGATTTGAGGACTCAGGTCTTCCTGATGGCGCGAGATCGAGGCTGGCAGCTTCGAGAGCTGACGCGCAGCCGCCACTCCTTGGAGGATATTTTTGTGGCTGTGACCCATACCAATCGCGAGGAGGAAAGCTTCTGA
- a CDS encoding uracil-DNA glycosylase — translation MPLESDQNLLLDAAISHLESLKRQGIRYIEVDQQLLRELSTIQPSPRPAAILPAPTPEPQPSAAPSVRPVSPSPAIAVRPARPAVRPTAAPPEPIIRPLTREQKEAAFAALRDQASKCVLCSHLAASRRNVVFGVGDIHARLMFVGEAPGAEEDAQGEPFVGAAGQLLTKIIQAMGLSRAGVYIGNVLKCRPDTPGQSYGNRKPTPEEMGTCLPYLQEQIRIIQPTVIVALGATAMEGLFGKAPVYITKLRGKWQDFQGIPVMPTYHPSYVLRNQSPVTKRETWEDMLAAMERLDLPISEKQRGYFLKG, via the coding sequence ATGCCGCTCGAATCGGACCAAAATCTACTGCTCGACGCAGCTATCTCTCATCTGGAAAGCCTTAAACGACAAGGGATAAGATATATCGAGGTCGACCAGCAGCTACTGCGCGAGCTCAGTACGATCCAACCATCGCCCCGCCCGGCAGCGATCCTCCCTGCCCCCACCCCTGAGCCCCAGCCCAGCGCGGCCCCGTCGGTGCGTCCAGTCTCCCCATCTCCAGCCATCGCGGTAAGACCAGCCCGTCCGGCAGTCCGGCCGACGGCAGCACCTCCAGAACCGATCATTCGCCCGCTAACACGGGAGCAAAAGGAAGCCGCGTTCGCTGCCCTCCGAGATCAAGCGTCGAAGTGCGTGCTCTGTTCGCACTTGGCCGCCAGCCGTCGCAATGTCGTGTTCGGAGTTGGCGATATTCACGCTCGCCTTATGTTCGTCGGCGAGGCACCCGGAGCCGAAGAGGACGCGCAGGGAGAGCCATTCGTGGGAGCCGCAGGACAACTGCTTACTAAAATCATCCAAGCGATGGGGCTTAGTCGAGCCGGGGTGTACATCGGAAATGTCCTGAAGTGTCGTCCCGACACGCCGGGGCAGTCCTATGGAAACCGCAAGCCGACACCCGAGGAAATGGGCACCTGTTTGCCCTATCTCCAAGAGCAAATCCGAATCATCCAACCAACGGTGATTGTCGCGCTGGGTGCCACAGCGATGGAAGGACTGTTCGGAAAGGCGCCCGTTTACATCACCAAGTTGCGGGGCAAATGGCAGGATTTTCAGGGGATCCCGGTCATGCCAACCTATCATCCTTCGTACGTGCTCAGGAACCAATCCCCAGTGACCAAGCGTGAAACTTGGGAGGATATGCTCGCAGCCATGGAGCGCCTCGACCTGCCGATCAGCGAAAAACAACGCGGCTATTTCCTGAAGGGCTGA